DNA from Bradyrhizobium diazoefficiens USDA 110:
GCGACTCCCTCATCCTCTACCGCTTCAAGCTGGTCTTCCCGAACCGACAGGTGGCCCGTGGAACTGGTTGAAGCCATCATCCTTGCGGTGCTCGCCGCCTCGACGCCGCTCCTGATCGCGGCGACCGGCGAGCTCGTGACCGAGCGCTCCGGCGTGCTCAATCTCGGCGTCGAGGGAATGATGATCGTCGGCGCGGCCTGCGGCTTTGCCGGCGCCTGGCTGACCGGCTCGATTCTGGTCGGCGCGCTGTTCGGCATCGTCGCGGGCACGCTGATGTCGCTGATCTTCGCGCTGATGGCGCTCGGGCTCGCCGTCAACCAGGTCGCAACGGGCCTCGCGCTGACCATTCTCGGCATCGGGCTCTCCGGCCTGATCGGCGCCGGCTTCGTCGGCGAGCGCATCACGCCGGCTGCGCATCTCGCCCTTCCCGGCCTCACCGACATTCCGCTGGTCGGCCGCGTGCTGTTCGGCGAGGACGCCTTCGTCTATTTCTCCATCGCGCTGATCATCGGCGTCTGGTGGTTCCTGTACTGCACGCGGGCGGGCTTGATCCTGCGCGCCTGCGGCGACAATCACGTCTCGGCGCATGCGCTCGGCTATCCCGTGCTGCGCATCCGCACCTTCGCCGTGATGTTCGGCGGCGCCTGCGCCGGCCTTGCCGGCGCCTATCTGCCGCTCGCCTATACGCCGTTCTTCATTCCGGGCATGACGGCGGGTCGCGGCTGGATCGCGCTGGCGCTGGTGGTGTTCTCGTCCTGGCGGCCGGGCCGGCTCGTGGTCGGTGCTTATCTCTTCGGCGCGGTGACCATCCTGCAACTGCACGCGCAGGGCTGGGGCGTCGGCATTCCCTCGCAATTCATGTCGGCGCTGCCTTACCTCGCGACCGTCATCGTGCTGGTCCTGTTGTCCCGCGCGCGCACCGGCGGCTCGACCGCGCCGGCCGCGCTCGGCACCGTGTTCGTGCCTGACCGCTGAGTTTTCATTTCCGCGACGGGCGCGATGGGGCGCGCACGCTGCGGATCGTGGCTTTCCCCGACTATCTGGAGATTGATGATGAGAAAATCACTTCTTGCGCTGGCTGCCGGGCTTCTGCTTGCCGGAAGCGTCAGTGCCGCCTCCGCCTCCGACAAGCTGAAGGTCGGCTTCATTTACTTGGGCCCGGTGGGCGACCTCGGCTGGACCTACCAGCACGAACAGGGACGCCTGGCGCTGGTGAAGGAATTGGGCGACAAGATCGAGACCACCACGCTCGAGAACGTCCCTGAAGGTCCCGACGCCGAGCGCGCCATCGAGCAACTCGTCCGCGCCGGCAACAAGCTGATCTTCACCACCTCGTTCGGCTACATGGACCCGACGCTGAAGGTCGCCAAGAAGTATCCGAACGTGCATTTCGAGCACGCCACCGGCTACAAGCGCGACAAGAACATGTCGACCTATTCGGCCAAATGGTACCAGGGCCGCTATATCCAGGGCCTGATCGCGGCCAAGATGTCGAAGTCGGGCGTGCTCGGCTATATCGGCTCGTTCCCGATTCCCGAGGTCGTCTCCGGCATCAACGCGACGATCCTCGCGGCGCAGACCATCAATCCGAACATCAAGGTCAAGATCATCTGGGCCAACACCTGGTTCGACCCGGGCAAGGAAGCCGACGCCGCCAAGGCGCTGATCGACCAGGGCGCCGACGTGATCATGCAGCACACGGACTCGCCGGCGGCAATGCAGATCGCCAGCGAACGCGGCAAGCTCGCCTTCGGTCAGGATTCCGAGATGATCAAGTTCGGGCCCAAGACCCAGCTGACCTCGATCCTCGATACCTGGGGCCCCTACTACATCGAGCGCGTCAAGGCCGAGTTGGCCGGCAGCTGGAAGTCCGAGGACACCTGGGGCGGCCTGGACAGCCACATGTTCGCGATGGCGCCCTACACCAACATGCCCGACGACGTGAAGAAGATGGCCGAGGATGCCCAGGCCGCGATCACCGCCGGCAAGCTGCATCCGTTCAAATGCCCGATCGTTGGGCAGGACGGCAAGGAGGTCGAGTGCAAGGGCGGCGCCAATCTCGCTGACGGCCAGATCCTTGGCATGAATTTCTACGTCAAGGGCATCGACGACAAGCTGCCGGGCAAGTAGCACGCTTCTTGCATTGCCTGGACCACCTGCTCCTCCCGGAGGAGGTTCGGAGGGGGTAGCCACAAGCACCCGGCACTTGTGGTTGCCCCCTCTTTCTATCCCGCCTGCATCGCCCGCGCCGCGGAACTGTGGCGGCGGATGAGATCGGCGACATCCAGTCCCGGAATCGCGCCGTCGATCACGGCCCATTGTCCTGCCACCATGACCCGGTCGGCCCGGTATGCCCCGCACAGCACCAGCGCGGCCAGGGGATCGCCATGGCCGGAGAAACGCAGTTCGTCGAGCCTGAACAGCGCCAGATCAGCTGCCTTGCCCACGGCAATCTCGCCGAGTTCCGGCCGGCCGACACAGGCCGCCGAGCCCTTGGTCGCCCAGCGCAGGGCATCCTTGTGGCTGACCTTCGTCACCCCGTAGCGCGCCCGTTGCAGGAGGAACGCGGCCCGCACCTCCTGCATCAGATTCGACCCGTCGTTCGAGGCCGAGCCGTCGACGCCGATGCCGATCCCGACACCGGCATCCTCCATCTCGCAGACCGGACAGCAGCCGGACGCCAGAAGCTGGTTGCTACAGGCGCAGTGGCTGATGGTCGTCCTGGCCTTGCCGAGCCGCTTGATCTCGTCGGCGTTGAAAAAGATGCCATGGGCGAGCCAGGTCCGCGTATTGAGCCAGCCGCATTGCTCGAGATAGTCGAGTGGACGGCAGCCATACATCTGCTGGCAGAATTTGTTCTCGTCCTCGGTCTCGGCGAGATGGGTGTGCAGGCGCACGTCGAGCTTGTCGGCGAGATCGGCGGTGGCGCGCATCA
Protein-coding regions in this window:
- a CDS encoding ABC transporter permease, yielding MELVEAIILAVLAASTPLLIAATGELVTERSGVLNLGVEGMMIVGAACGFAGAWLTGSILVGALFGIVAGTLMSLIFALMALGLAVNQVATGLALTILGIGLSGLIGAGFVGERITPAAHLALPGLTDIPLVGRVLFGEDAFVYFSIALIIGVWWFLYCTRAGLILRACGDNHVSAHALGYPVLRIRTFAVMFGGACAGLAGAYLPLAYTPFFIPGMTAGRGWIALALVVFSSWRPGRLVVGAYLFGAVTILQLHAQGWGVGIPSQFMSALPYLATVIVLVLLSRARTGGSTAPAALGTVFVPDR
- a CDS encoding BMP family ABC transporter substrate-binding protein, coding for MRKSLLALAAGLLLAGSVSAASASDKLKVGFIYLGPVGDLGWTYQHEQGRLALVKELGDKIETTTLENVPEGPDAERAIEQLVRAGNKLIFTTSFGYMDPTLKVAKKYPNVHFEHATGYKRDKNMSTYSAKWYQGRYIQGLIAAKMSKSGVLGYIGSFPIPEVVSGINATILAAQTINPNIKVKIIWANTWFDPGKEADAAKALIDQGADVIMQHTDSPAAMQIASERGKLAFGQDSEMIKFGPKTQLTSILDTWGPYYIERVKAELAGSWKSEDTWGGLDSHMFAMAPYTNMPDDVKKMAEDAQAAITAGKLHPFKCPIVGQDGKEVECKGGANLADGQILGMNFYVKGIDDKLPGK
- a CDS encoding 8-oxoguanine deaminase — encoded protein: MSDAKPIWIRDPLAILADGAGRGIVVKDGRIVELVPAGGVPATADVAVFDASEHVVLPGLINTHHHFYQTLTRALPAAMDRELFPWLQALYPVWARMTPESLELGVTVAMSELLLSGCTTTTDHHYVFPAGLEESVDIEVGVAKRLGVRVLLTRGSMNLSQRDGGLPPDSVVQDEDTILADSARVVAKHHQRGADAMVQIALAPCSPFSVTTSLMRATADLADKLDVRLHTHLAETEDENKFCQQMYGCRPLDYLEQCGWLNTRTWLAHGIFFNADEIKRLGKARTTISHCACSNQLLASGCCPVCEMEDAGVGIGIGVDGSASNDGSNLMQEVRAAFLLQRARYGVTKVSHKDALRWATKGSAACVGRPELGEIAVGKAADLALFRLDELRFSGHGDPLAALVLCGAYRADRVMVAGQWAVIDGAIPGLDVADLIRRHSSAARAMQAG